In a genomic window of Plectropomus leopardus isolate mb chromosome 6, YSFRI_Pleo_2.0, whole genome shotgun sequence:
- the LOC121944389 gene encoding betaine--homocysteine S-methyltransferase 1-like, whose protein sequence is MSPSKKGILERLNAGEVVIGDGGFVFALEKRGYVKAGPWTPEAAVTHPEAVRQLHREFLRAGSNVMQTFTFYASDDKLENRGQNLRISGAKINEAACDLAREVANEGDALVAGGVSQTPSYLSCKSETEVKTIFKKQLEVFMKKNVDFLIAEYFEHVEEAEWAVQVLKTSGKPVAASMCIGPEGDMHGISPAECAVRLVKAGAQIVGVNCHFDPMTCVKAVKMMKEGVEKAKLKAHYMVQPLAYHTPDCNCQGFIDLPEFPFALEPRILTRWDMHAYAREAYKAGIRFIGGCCGFEAYHIRAIAEELAPERGIMAPGSEKHGMWGAGLEMHTKPWVRARSRRDYWENLSPASGRPMCPSMSMPEGWGVTKGHADLMQHKEATSSQEMKHVMEMQKKAKSSA, encoded by the exons ATGTCACCAAGcaagaag GGTATCCTTGAGCGTCTGAACGCTGGGGAGGTGGTGATCGGCGATGGTGGCTTCGTTTTTGCTCTGGAGAAGAGAGGCTACGTCAAGGCTGGGCCATGGACTCCCGAGGCTGCGGTCACACACCCTGAGGCCG TGCGGCAGCTGCACAGGGAGTTCCTGAGGGCAGGATCTAATGTCATGCAGACATTCACGTTCTACGCCAGCGATGACAAACTGGAGAACAGGGGTCAGAACTTGAGAATCTCT GGTGCAAAGATCAATGAGGCTGCCTGCGACCTGGCCAGGGAAGTAGCCAATGAAGGAGATGCACTGGTAGCTGGTGGAGTGAGTCAGACTCCATCCTATCTGAGCTGCAAGAGTGAGACCGAAGTGAAGACCATCTTCAAGAAACAACTGGAGGTGTTTATGAAGAAGAATGTTGACTTCCTGATTGCTGAG TATTTTGAGCATGTGGAGGAGGCTGAGTGGGCCGTGCAGGTGCTGAAGACTAGCGGAAAGCCTGTAGCAGCTTCTATGTGCATCGGACCGGAGGGGGACATGCACGGCATCTCTCCTGCAGAGTGTGCTGTCAGGCTGGTGAAGGCTG GTGCCCAGATTGTTGGAGTCAACTGCCACTTTGACCCAATGACCTGCGTGAAAGCTGTCAAGATGATGAAGGAGGGAGTGGAGAAGGCCAAGCTGAAGGCTCACTACATGGTGCAGCCCCTGGCATACCACACCCCCGACTGCAACTGTCAGGGATTCATCGATCTGCCAGAATTCCCCTTTG CTCTGGAGCCCAGGATCCTGACCCGCTGGGACATGCACGCTTATGCTAGAGAGGCCTACAAGGCTGGCATCCGCTTCATTGGTGGCTGCTGTGGATTTGAGGCTTATCACATCAGGGCTATTGCAGAGGAGCTGGCCCCTGAGAGAGGCATAATGGCCCCTGGCTCAGAGAAACACGGAATGTGGGGTGCTGGTCTGGAGATGCACACCAAGCCCTGGGTCAGAGCCAG GTCTCGTCGTGACTACTGGGAGAACCTCTCTCCTGCATCCGGTCGTCCCATGTGCCCATCCATGTCCATGCCAGAGGGCTGGGGTGTGACTAAGGGCCATGCTGACCTAATGCAGCACAAAGAGGCAACCAGCAGCCAGGAAATGAAGCACGTGATGGAGATGCAGAAGAAGGCCAAGTCCTCTGCATGA